The Rhododendron vialii isolate Sample 1 chromosome 1a, ASM3025357v1 region GTTATCGAGCACACTGCCCAATTTTGAAAGtgcatattttgttttgtaagaTTCTTTTCAAGTTGGGCATCATATTCCTATTCATCAGTGCTTTCAAACCAAAGAATAATCATCATATTTCAACTTGATTTCAAAGCAACATCTGGTCTTCGTATGCAACTTTCATTTTCATAAGCAGATTTGATGAAGTAACAGACGATCTGTGCTATAGTTTTCCTGAACTACCATCTTGATGTTTCATATTCGTTATGTtggatattttttaatataagtCCTCTCGTAGATTTTATCATCACTTTAGAACGTGTTGCCAGCTTGTTAAATAGTGTTCTTATAACCCCTTACAAAGTCTTGATCAGTGTGATGAAGAATCAATTATATGGATTTTAACTCGGTTTCTTACCTTTGGATCTTTTAACAGGTGATGGAATGGGTGATCAGGGAGAGGCCCTACAGGCCAAAGGAACTAGATTACTCATATCTGTTAGAATTCACAACTAAGCTTCATGGGGTATCACAAGGGGAGAAACTTTTTTCTCGTGTTCCCACTGAATTCCAAAATGAGTTGCTCTACAACAATCTTGTTATTGCGTGTTTGGATAAAGGCATGATAAGGCTTTCACTTGCATACATGAAGAAAATGAGGGAGCTGGGTTATCCAATCTCACATTTGATTTTCAACCGCCTCATTATCCTCCATTCTTCGCCAAGCCGTAGGAAATCCATTTCAGGAATCTGTAGACAAATGAGGGCCGATAAGGTGAATCCACATGTTTCCACTTACAACATTCTGATGAAAATTGAAGCTAATGACCACAATATCGAAGGTTTGGTAAGGGTATTTGGTGAAATGAAACAAGTAGAAGTTGAGCCGAATGAGATATCTTTCTGCATACTAGCGACTGCACATGCTGTGGCGAGACTGTACTCTGTTTGCGAAGTCTATGTTGAAGCTGTGGAGAAATCAGCAACGGGAAACAACTGGTCAACGTTTGATGTACTTCTTATATTGTATGGGTATTTGGGGAAGGAGAAAGAGCTAGAGCGAACTTGGTGTACTCTACAAGAACTTCCCAATGTCAAGTCCAAGAGTTTCATCGTGGCTATTGAAGCATTTGGGAGGATTGGCGGGCTAAGTCGGGCTGAACAGATTTTGGCGGAAATGAAGTCCAAGAAAGGGTTAAAATCAACAGAGCAATTCAATTCTATGATATCTGTTTATTGCAAACTCGGTTTTATTACTAAAGCGACTAAGCTGTACAAGGAAATGGACCAAAATGGATGCAAACCGAACGCCATAACGTATCGACACCTTGCCCTAGGGTGCTTGAAAGCGGGATTAATGAAGGAAGCACTTAGAACACTAGAGTTGGGAAACGGTTTATCAACAAGTGCCAGGATCAGGAGATCAACCCCATGGCTGGAGACTACTctttcaatggttgagatttttgCTGAGAAGGGTGACTTAGAGAATGCTGAGAAGCTCTTTGAAGAATTGAAAAGGGCAAATTATTCTAGGTACACTTTCGTGTACAATATATTGTTTAAGGCTTATGTCAAGGCCAAGATTTATGATCCAAATCTTTTAAAAAGGATGATTCTGGGAGGCTCAAGGCCGGATTCTGAGACCTATGGCCTCTTGAAACTTATTGAGCAGTTTCAAACCTAATTATGAGTAATACGATTGGGTAAGTAGAATTGTTTGTAGTTCAATTTGTTGCAAATGAGACACAGGCAAAATTTGGTGTATTTATGTTGTGAGCCAGAGGAAACAAACGTGGGGTAGATGGAGGAAATTGGTGACGATCGTTTCAGTGAGGGAGGAGGATAGGAAAACTGCTTCAGATATATATCTTCTCCTGCTAAGTTGCTGGCTGGAACATGTCCACAATGGATATCAAATTTCAACTCTTTCTTCTGCTCATTGGAGTTTTCTGAAGCCATCCCTTTTTGCATCTCTCTCGGGACTCGAACACATTTCAAACACATGTACAGTGCAGCGTACACCATTTCATTTGTTTGTTAGCAATACATACTTTTCCTGGCAACAGTGTACAACAGATCGAAGTGTATTTTACGCATTCAATTAGGTTTTACTTTCTGCCATTGTTTTCACGGTTTCAGAAGGAATTTTAGGTACTTCACTCAGATTGTTGGTGTGCAGCCAGTGAGtcttatttttgtatttggattcatccttgtttttttttttttttttctgtttagtttctttttatcattacatccttgaaattgaaaatagtCAGTATTTGGTTGGAGAAAAGATGAGCGAAGAACTCGGATCACTTGGCCAAAGTAGAAATCTGGGATTCATAATTCACTGAAAATGTCGtcgtcttcttcatcttcttctctcttaGTTTTTGTATGTTCTTTTGGGAGGGTGGTGTTCTGATGTGTTCGGTATTGAATTTTCAGTTGAAAATCTTGTCAAAAGTGATCAGGAATTCGATGAATACATTTGCGAATTTGAGACTGGTACAGCCCTACCAATTTTCGTTGCTTTTTCTGACTGTCTGAGTCCCCTCTCTGTAGCAAGCAGAACCAGAAAGACAAGCAGCTTGAAGGCCTGGACCCCTCCATGGCTAGAACATGGTAAATGCACAGATTGCTTTGATTTCTAAAAACACACTTTTTGCAGCAGTTCAACAAGTATGTTATTAACAGTTctggatcctctccggtccatGTTTTGGACTAGTGGAGACAGTCCACATCTGAATCGTTACATTGGCATattcaatggttcggatttgctAATCAAACTCTGACCGGTAAGAGTTGACAAGCAAATCCAAACCCTTGATCTTAGCAAATGGACGGTCTAAATCATGACTGTCTCCTCCAGTCCAAAAAATGGACTCAAGAGGATCCACTTCCTTGACTAAAAAGCTTCAAAATGGGCAGCAAATTGTCCTATAGCAAATTTGCAGACAAGCTTGCAACGAAACCATATATAAAAGTTGCCACAAGAAATGGGTGGGTAATATTGCATGTTCACGTGGTAACTGTTCCCTATCTTTGTTTTTTCAGTCCAAGTTTACGGATTCGAATTTTTAATGAGGTTATCCATTCAAATTATCGAAGGAAAagtcattttatttttaaagcaAGGATCCTCAACTGTCGAATTACTACTGGAAATAGACTGCATAACGAAGAAAACATTGTACCAGACGATTAGGATTAAAAGTGCAAGGCATCCACGATTTGAAGTTGCTCTATCAACAAAATAGGAGGGATGTTCTCTCTTACAAACTGATAAATCTCATAGCTTCATCACCATTGGAAGAGGTGGGAGAAAAACTAGTTATCATTGTTCAGGTGAGATAGTTGAGGAACTCGGCAGCAGTTGCAATGGCACCCCCAGTAATTGCATCCATTACGATCTTGTCCCTCTTACTGTTGCTGGCCGCAGACACCAGAGCCCCGGTTAAAGCACCCCCGAGCGTTGCATTCTTCTGCAACAAGGAGATTTTTGGagtcaaaaacaaagaaataaaacagAAATCATGGTGACTTAAAGTGATAGGAATTCCTTGCTCAAACATGGGACATGACTGAAATCTGCTCTGAATAACCAAAAAATATAAGAACTTaataaccaacaaaaaaaaacccacaccATCGTATAAGGGTCACGTTCGGGTTATGAAGTTTCGAGTCTCGGAAGAAGAAACATATAGCAATCTAACCATCTGATGAAACACAGCAATGTTTGGATTAGGACCCAATCCTGGTTACAACTTTTGGACTTCTTAAGTAAGAATGGTCTTAACTACTGGATATTAGGGATTCAACATTTTAGCTACATTCTACACCATGCATAAGAATAGATGGAGATAAATGACGCTTCTTTAACCAAGCCAAGGATCTAAGAAAGAaatttcaagggaaaaaaggaaTCATGGTTCAGtttctgttctttctttcttttcggtCAGAAAACAACAGTAGGAGACTCAATGAGCAAAACAAGAGAAGTAACCAACTCTTATACTGTAAATATGGGAACCAGTTTTATGTCCCTACTGCAAATAAATTAGATCAAGCAACTTCACTAGCATGCAAGCTAGAACGTCACGTAATTTTCTAATAAAGAATATCGTTTCTCTGTATGCAGTCTCAATGGATGAGCAATGGTTGTGAAAAAAGGAAAGCAGCACGTGGAGGTAATTAGTACTAACTACTAAAAGACTGATAAAAACAATTATAATCAGCAGAAAAAGCTACGGAGCATCATGGAAAATGGGTTTAGCATGGTGTGAACTGTGAAGGAGGCTCAAATATGGCATGAAAAGTATTGAGCAATGAACTGCACAAATTACCCAGTCCCTGGTGCCGCGTATTCGCCCCATCCCATACTCCATTCCCACATATACTCCAGCTACAGTTCCTGATAGtgcaaagaaagaaagaaagatttctCTGTGCATTAAGCCCTCGTGCTGATAAACAATACAGCAGTCAAAGAACTGCTCGATCTCACACTTGAACAGTTACAAATATGTGCGACACTCACCCCAATAGGCGCCTTCCTtgcacattttctttaactGCAACACCAAACAATCCCATTAGTAGGATAATCGTCGTGTTGATGAATTTTACTATTGCTGGAAAATTTGTTCCAACtgacaaacaaaaaatcagaaaatttcTGAAACTGGCATATAATAACCTAGACGGCTAGACCGTAAACCCCACCGAACTCAGCACCATGGTGGATGCATGGCAATGGAACACCAATAAAACTAAAGGCCAAAAACGCGGGGAAAACCCTTCTTTTGTATCCAGAAAACTGTATCAACATTTCACTCTAACTTTGAAGTACCTTTTGAAGAACTTCAACCCCAAAATAACTGTTGTTGACATAAGTAAGCTTAACCATTTCATGATTGGTGAGTATTCCTACAAAGAAGCCTTTTGTACCCAATGAAGTTAAACTGAAGTGCAAAATTCCAACCATCTGAACTACGAACAGACACAGAAACCTAATTCAACACTAATGCCAATGAACTAAATACGTGAAATGAGGTAGGAGTTCTCACCGAGTGCTCTAACTGGTGTTGTGAAATACTCCCTGTTACACCAACAAATGCAATCAAGATCCACAGCAGAAAAACCAAAAGGACAAACAGAAATGAAAAACAtaataaaaaagaagcaaaaaaatagTTACACCCCTtatatgcacagattgtgcacagttttttttggggcccaccacggatcccagatccaagccgttcattgaatgtaaaacattttttcaaaggtccccgtGAAAAAATCCTCTTAATAATACGATACTTATAGGTGTTAGAtccaattatttaactttttattttcttgaaatcttaatgaaaagttaaatgattgggtCGAGAACTtctaggtatcggattgagctgatttttcataacggacccttgaaaaagtgttttacatttaatgaacggcttagatcatttgtgtgggacccgtggtggccccataaaaaaatctgtgcacagtcTGTGCACTTTTGTCTATGTGGGTAGACTGGTTCCAATCCATATAAGTGCATAACGTAAGTAAAAATTACAGCATTTCCATCAATTTCATAACTAAAtcaaaaatcagcaaaaaccCATGAGTTTTCCAGTCCCATATCACTCACCCAAAAACCAAATAACCAAATCAGATCTTAGATCACGACAAGCAGGCACAgagaaaatttataaatttctaaCCCTTTTTGGCGATGTCATATGTTTCCTCTGCCGCCGCCTTGGCTACTCCAACCTGAAAGATTTAAAGACAAGGGAATCGATACAGCACCAAAATTTAACTAAGAAAGATTCGATTTGTGGATGAGGATGAATGGAAACAAAagtaggggaaaaaaagaaaaagaaaaaacaatacaGTGCCGATCTTCAAGAAGCCATCGACAGTGAGATTGAGGAAGGGATTGCCCATGTCCACTATCACGTCCACCTTCGGACCAGTCAGTGACCCCCTAAACCCGGCTCGcggcattttcttcttcttcttccttctttacTCGACCACACACTTATCAGTAAGGAGCTGGACTGGACTGGACTGCCTGTACAGAGTCTATATATATGGACTGTAGAGCCAAGTCCCGTAAGGAGCGTACGGGCACGTGTAGGTCAGGGGGACGCAAATTTGTGTATGTAAATATctcataaaaatattataagcTAGTAAAGTGGTTGCAGAGAAACTCGAGGGGCAGTGCAGTTGGTGATCGGCCAAGACGGAGGAGTTTACCATCTCGAAGTCCCAAGTTTGACTCTTTTGTATTGTAAAAAAATCTTTGGGGTCACCCATGCATAAATACCCTTTAGGTTAGTCGCTGGTGGGGGCCGTAAAGATTTGGTCATGTGATGCGTACAAACTGACCCGAAGACACTCTgcattattaaaaagaaaaattatagcAGAGGCTGGAGAGCTACTGAAGGATCATATGCGGGCGCACACACGTTCGAAGCATATGAATCCATTTTTGTCAAGCGATTCTGGACAATTGTGTTTAGATTTGTATTTTAAAAGTGTGTATTTGTCATCGTTCTATTACTAAGGGCCCGTTTGCaactttaagaaaaatatagtGAAAAATTCATTGTGCttaattaaagtaaaaaattggattttatgTAATGATCCGTACAAGATTAGTTGTGCCGGTAATTAAACCTGGCCTTTTAGTGTACACATTAACATTTGATGCCAAATTGTGTATACCGCGTTATCGGCACaaagaaatttttcggtgctaAGTGGTATATCCTACGTGGTACCTGTTCAGTATATTCGAACCGTTTAATACATTTTTAGATggctcagattgaaactctTTTTCTCCTCTTACTCCAacattttctttctcatttttttttctctaaatccgagctgtccaaacaCACAATAGACAGCTCAAATGCGCCAAGCGGGCAACACGTGGCACCCaacactgaaaatttttccgtCGGCACAATGGTAGTGGATGGGGAGGGACGGCTGTGAAGGCACCTAGGCAGAGTATGGGCCAAGTTTGCCATTGTCTACTTCCCCACGTGAGTTTGCTTCAAATCATTCAATCCCAACTGTCCAccttatcttttcttgttttcaatATAGCACTCCATACAAAAGTTTCATTTTCTCCTACTTGGGAGATACACCTTGAATAtacaacatcatcatcatctttcCCAATGTATTGACATTTGATAGAGATAATGACTTGCTCATGTTGTCCATTTTctagatattttttttactagCTGAGGAGGTGTGGTTACATTTAAAATAGGATCAAAAAATGATTGCTTGCCTTCAAATATGTGACATGTCGTATGTCCGGCTAAACTACTCCCACATATCAACCAAAAACACTATGGGTGCATGTTTGGCGTAAACCAAAGTTTGCGAAACACACTACAGAATTCCACATAAATGATCATAACTGTGATTTGTTTAACAACATACGTTTTTAAGAAtacttgtgaaaaatcaactcattctaATACCGGTAAGAGATTGTTCATTTTTCATTCCTCAAAAAAAAGGCCCAGTTACGTATAACGAAGCTTCACAAAATATagttacacacaaaaaaaaaatactcgtAGAACTTATGTATAACGAAGCTTACTATGGCTGCGATAGTTACAGTATGGTCATTTTAATAAGCATTAACCATGGAAAGTGCActccaaataaaaacccaaGTCATTTGGTTCCAACATATGCAACAAACAAGGCACCTGAACAACAGTTGTTTCTCCACAGTAGCCTCAAATTTCACAacaattattcaattttctGTTCATAAACAGAAAGGCAAACTCATCACACTTCACACCCAGACCCTTAGGAAGCTAATCAATAGTACAATTTAGTTTGTCTGCCCTTGGGGATGCAAGGGCTCCAATTCCGGGATATCATCACTCTCCCGGTTCCAAGGTCCTGCAAAACCCAAAAAGCCCCAGTTAGTCATCAACTAGTACACCTATGAAGCACACTGATCTATAGCGGGTTTCCTTGAGTGATCATATTGACGCTGACAAAAGCACAATAAGAACAATAAAACATTCGAGAAAAAAGTTGATCTGCTTTACAAGACAGCTTACATATCTTGCCGAATAGGACAAAGCATCTGACATGATAAACTCACATTGTCTTCAACAATTCAGTAA contains the following coding sequences:
- the LOC131322455 gene encoding pentatricopeptide repeat-containing protein At1g07590, mitochondrial, translated to MQAVVSHLCRRRVSGAIRRTLGVSWPADQIHSGFSTFCTLAPDNSSEGEREQEQERMSLCRRIEGLPKGEAVGTAFQSWMGDGFPIHRGDIFHTINRLRKLQFNKRALQVMEWVIRERPYRPKELDYSYLLEFTTKLHGVSQGEKLFSRVPTEFQNELLYNNLVIACLDKGMIRLSLAYMKKMRELGYPISHLIFNRLIILHSSPSRRKSISGICRQMRADKVNPHVSTYNILMKIEANDHNIEGLVRVFGEMKQVEVEPNEISFCILATAHAVARLYSVCEVYVEAVEKSATGNNWSTFDVLLILYGYLGKEKELERTWCTLQELPNVKSKSFIVAIEAFGRIGGLSRAEQILAEMKSKKGLKSTEQFNSMISVYCKLGFITKATKLYKEMDQNGCKPNAITYRHLALGCLKAGLMKEALRTLELGNGLSTSARIRRSTPWLETTLSMVEIFAEKGDLENAEKLFEELKRANYSRYTFVYNILFKAYVKAKIYDPNLLKRMILGGSRPDSETYGLLKLIEQFQT
- the LOC131322463 gene encoding outer envelope pore protein 16, chloroplastic yields the protein MPRAGFRGSLTGPKVDVIVDMGNPFLNLTVDGFLKIGTVGVAKAAAEETYDIAKKGSISQHQLEHSLKKMCKEGAYWGTVAGVYVGMEYGMGRIRGTRDWKNATLGGALTGALVSAASNSKRDKIVMDAITGGAIATAAEFLNYLT